Below is a window of Planococcus rifietoensis DNA.
GGCGAGCTGCTGGCCGGACATGATGGCTTGGCCGATCGACTGGATATTCATCCCAGTCAATTCACTGCTGTCAAAGCCCGTCAACTTCTTGAAATTTTCATTGGCAAATTCAATCATACCGGAGATATCCCAAATGAGTACGAGCGCTGCGTAATTCAGTGCATCTTTGTAGCTTTCCAGAATATTCTCCGTCCGTTTCAGTTCATGCTTCAATAATAATTCATTCGTTAACTCACGGAACACGACATGAAAAGCACGGATGATCCCGTTTTCCTTGATCAATGAATAACTGGCCGAAAACTTTGCCTCGCGCCCGTCACTTTTGATCCGGCTTAAAAAAATCGAACTCGCTTTATGGGTGCTTGTGCTGTTTTCAAGCAGAAGCTTGCCCATTTCGAAAAATTTCTGCTTGTCCTGCGGGATGTCGTCGTAATTACGGCCGAGCCATTCCTTTCGGTGCACGCCGAAGGTCTTTTCGTAAGCCGGGTTCATATCAAGGATCGTAAAATCGGCTGAGATCATCAACATCGGGTCGACTGAATTCTGGACGAGCGATTGATAGAACAGATAATCCTCTTCGATTTTCTTTTGTTCAGTCACATCTCTCGTGATAGCCAGCACGTATTGCACACCCTCATGCTTAAATGGGGTCAGCTCGGTTTCCATCGCGGTTCCCCGGTCTGAGAACAAGCTATAGTCCCTGTACAGATGGCGTTCATTGCGCTTGATCGCAATCCGGTATTGCTTGTGGATTTCAAGCGCCAATTCCCGGGGCATGCTTTCTTCTACGCTGCGCCCCGTCAAATCGACCCCGAAAATCTCACGGCAAACCGGATTGACCCAAGCGTAAACAAAGCCGTTGCCCTGCTGTTGCATGAAATAGACCGGGTCGGCCGCTTTCCCGTATAGCATATCCATTTGCTCTTTCGTAAAAGGTCCCGACATCGAATCCACCGCTTTCTGTTATCTCAGCTCTGCTGTCGCACTGCTGATTTTCTCAATGAATTTTTCATAAGCCGGCTGCTCATCCGATTGTTTTACCAGTTCCAGCGCACCATCTGCCAAAGAGTCACCGGCTTGGAAGCGATATACAGCTACATAGGTTGCATTGCCGCTCAATTTCAATTGATAATGGCCGTCCTCGGATTTTACCGAACAATTAACCATACCACCTGGGTTAAAGACGGAAACGTCCCCGAATGGCACAAGTCCGGCAAGACAGCTGACCAAAGCCGATGCCGTCATGGCCGTACCGCAAGCGTCCGTAAAGCCAACGCCTCTTTCATAGGTGCGGACAAAAATCCCTTCTTTCAATGGCGTCACATAACTTAAATTGACACCATCCGAGAAATAAGGGTTATCACCGTTAAAATAGGCGGCCCATTTCTCCTGATGGGATGGGTCTTTCTGTAATTCCTTGCTGACGATCCCGATCAAATGAGGGTTTGGCACGGCAACGGCCGTAAATGGAATATCAACATCCATAAAAGGCAGCGCTTGCTGGCGCCATTCTGTATGTTCTTCGAGCGTCATCGGCAAATCGGCAAGCTGGAAAGACACCGGCGAAATTTCTACGCCGTACATGTTCACGCCCGCATCAATCTCCGGTTCTTTCTGCACTGCCAAATCTGCTTTCATCGTCTCGATCACTGCCTGGTCAACGCCTTCCCGCTCGCAAACAAAGCGCGCCACACAGCGCAAACCGTTGCCGCACATGGAAGCTTCAGAGCCGTCCGTATTGAAAACGCGCATTTTTGCATCAGCGTGCGTGGATGGCGAGACCGTCAAGAGGCCGTCGATTTGCTCATCAAGTGCTGCCAGTTGCTTCGTTAATTGAGGGAAATCCTCGCGGTCGTTTCCTTCATAGAGAAAAAATGTATTCATTGAACCATGTACTTTCAGTAATTCCATAACGACACCTCTTCAGCTCGAGTTTATTTTGCGTGGGCAGCTACCAATTTCGCCATTTCATAAGCGGTTTTCGGCGGCTCTGCTTCTGTCATTGCTTGGATCAATTGCTCTTCTTCAGCTACCAGGCGCTCAATTGCCGCCATGAAGCTCTTAGCATTCACTTGTTCTTCCTCAAGTACATGGGCAAAGCCTTGCGCTTCGAACAAATTAGCATTTAAGATCTGGTCCCCGCGGCTTTTTTGCTTCGATAAAGGAATGAGCAGCATCGGCTTTTTCAATGCCAAAAATTCAAAGATCGAATTCGATCCTGCCCGGGAGACGACCAGGTCCGTCAAATGCAAAAGATGCGACAATTCATGCGTCACGTATTCAAACTGGCAATACTGTTCGTGGCCTTCAAGGCGTTCATCGATATTGCCTTTTCCGCATAAATGGATGATGTTGAATTGCTTGGTCAATGTATCCAGGTTTTCGCGCACCGCATCATTGATGAGTGCAGACCCTTGGCTTCCCCCCATAATCATCAATACTTTATGGGTATTGTCGAAATGGCATAATTCCCTGCCGCTCGCGGCTGAGCCATCGAGCAATTCGCTGCGAATGACCGAGCCCGTGCAAGTCGATTTCTCTTTTGGCACGTGGCTCATCGTTTCCTTGAAGACCGTAAAGATATGGTCCGCAAAGGGAATCGCCAGTTTGTTCGCAAGGCCCGGCGTGACATCGGATTCGTGGATGATGACAGGCACGCCCGCGAGACGCCCCGCCATCGCGACCGGCACCGAGACGAAACCGCCTTTTGAAAAGATTGCGACCGGCTTCACTTTGCGGATGATGTTCAAGGCTTGCGTTAATCCTGCCCCGACACGGAACGGATCCGTGAAGTTCTTCATGGAGAAATAACGGCGCAGTTTGCCGCTTGAAATGGCGTGATAGGTGATCTCCGGATACGAATCGCGGATCAATTCGTTTTCGATTCCTTCTTTGGAGCCGATGTATTCAACGCGGAACCCGAGTTTTTCCAGTTCCGGAATGATTGCCTGATTTAATGAAACATGGCCGGCTGTTCCGCCGCCCGTTAAAATGATTGTCTTGTTTTCCATCTGTTGTCCGACTCTCCTACTATGCGCATATGTGTCTTCATCACTTTGCACGGTTTGTGTGATATACTCGATTTATTTGGTATTGCAAGTGTATTGGGAGGCTATTCATATGTACGAAACGAAAACGACTCAAGAAAAACTTAAATTGTTAATGAAAATCGTCTTGCCGATTCTCATCACCCAAGTCGCTATGTATATGGTGACTTTTTTCGATATTTACATGACCGCCCGCTACGGGACCGAGGATCTTGCCGGCGTGTCGATCGGATCCTCTTTTTGGGTTCCGGTGTATATCGGACTGGCCGGCATCCTCATGTCCATTACTCCAATTGTAGCACAATTGATGGGGGCCAAGAAAAAAGATGGCGTGAAAGATGCCGTGCAGCAAGGGATTTACTTGGCGGTCATCCTGGCGGCGATCGTCTTCGCCTTCTTCTTCTTTGGCATCGATTGGCTGCTCGGCTTTATGGACCTCGAGCCAGCGGTCAACGACGTAGCCAGCCGCTACATTTTTGCGATGAGCTTAGGGCTGGTGCCGCTGTTCGCCTATAATGCGCTGCGTTCGTATATCGATGCACTCGGTGCCACGCGCGTGACGATGTTCATCACGTTGATGTCGGCACCGATCAATGTCTTCTTCAACTACTTGCTAATCTTCGGAAACTTCGGCTTCCCTGAACTGGGCGGGCCGGGCGCCGGAATGGCTTCGGCGATCACGTATTGGCTCGTGCTGGCGATTGCCGCATTCATAATCCACACGAACGAACCGTTCAAGTCATTCGGGATTTTCCGCAAATGGACGCGTCCTTCCCTAAGCAGATGGAAAGAAATCACCGGCATCGGCGTGCCGATCGGCATTTCAATCTTCGCCGAAACGAGCATCTTTTCTGCGGTCACGTTCATGATGTCCGTGTACGGCACGATCACCATCGCTGCTCATCAGATCGCCTTGAACTTTGCATCGCTCCTCTATATGCTGCCGCTCAGCATTTCGATGGGCGCGACAATTCTGGTCGGTTTTGAAGTCGGGGCAAAACGTGCGTCACATGCCAAACAATACAGCTGGCTTGGCGTCGGTGCAGCCGTAACGCTTAGTGTCATTTCGTCGGGCATCCTCTACTTCTTGCGGGAACCAATTGCCGGGTTGTACTCCTCCGACCCCGCCGTCATCGGGCTGGCTGTCCAGTTCCTGATCTTCGCCGCTTTGTTCCAAGTATCGGACGCTGTCCAAGCTCCGGTACAAGGGGCGCTGAGGGGATATAAGGACGTCAACATCACATTCATCATGGCGCTCATTTCCTATTGGGTCATCGGGCTGCCTTCTGGCTACCTGTTCGCCACGTTCACCGATCTCGGCGCGTTTGGGTATTGGGTCGGCCTGATCGCCGGACTCACTGCAGGCGCCATCACTTTGTCAATCCGCCTGTTGATCATCCAGAAAAAACTGGCTAGCCACTGATAATTTGCAGTGGCAAACCGTGAGAAGCATCAAGGCCAGATCAAAGCCATCGAATTATTCTGTCACTGCCTATCTATATAACATAAAAAAAACACCTTTCACTGAAAATCGGGTATGAAAATACCAGCAACTCAGTGTAAAGGTGTTTTTTTATTGGATGGGCCAGTTATTTGATGGAAGTTAAGATAAATACAACTGAGTGGATTTCTTAAGGTTAGAACAGATAGCTGTGTTTTAAAACCGCTGGATCGGAGAATTAATAAAGTAAACTATTTTTAGTGATTGAATGCAGTCGACATCAAACGACGGGAGGCTCAACTAATGAAACAAGTTTTATTCATCCATAGTGCTGGCCCACAAGGTGAGCAAGAAGGCAGTTCGAGGCTGCTGCAGTATTTGAAGCAACAATTAGATGCCGAATATCAGGTAATTGCACCAAAAATGCCCTACCCTGAAGACCCGCATTACTTGCCTTGGAAACACGTATTAAAAAAAGAAATCGAATCATTGAACGATGGCGCAATTGTGATAACCCACTCACTCGGAGGTTCGGTTTTGTTTAAATTTTTATCAGAACAAGCTCCTCGAAAGTCATTTGCTAAAATCATCGCTGTCGCAGCACCGTATTGGGAAATCAATTCGCAATGGGCAGTCGAAGAGTTTTTACTGGAAGAGAATTTCGGTTCTCATATTGATCCCTTACCGGAAGTCGTTCTTTTCCATAGCGCTGGCGATCCCATTGTCCCTTTCAGCCATTCACAAAAATACTCAGAGAAACTGTCGAATGCGACAGTGAGAAAACTTCCCGGAAATGATCACCTGTTCCCAAATGGGATAAGCGGGCTTGTCTCGGAAATCAGAAAAACAGAGAGTCGAGACTGATAATTTATAAAAAAAGCTGCCGGAGAATTCCCGGTAGCCTGAACAGCTTGCTGCTCATTGAGCGGCAAGTTTTTTATATAGCTGGATTAATTGTGTTTTTTCCTCTTCCATAAGCGCAGACTCGCCAATTCGTTCGACCGCCAACTCCAGCTTTTCTTCCACTGATTTACGGACGCGCGGATGGGTCAGTTCGTCGTTCAGTTCCACGCGTATGCTTGTCTCCAACTCGTCTTGCGTCGTGATGCGCTGCACCCCTTGCCGGTCCGGCCATAATCGTTTATACGCCTCGATCATGGCATTACCAACTCTTCAAGATTTTCACCGATCAGCACAATCTGGTTGCGCAGCTTCATGTATTCTGGCAGCCACTGCACCATGCCGTAAGCGTATTGGAAAGAATGCGGATAGCTATGGCCTGAGAGCGTAAGATAGCCTTTGATGCGATAGACCGTATCCGGCAAATTGCGCAGCCATTCTTCAAACGCTTCGCGCTCGATTGGCTCATCAAATGAAACGATCTTCGTCTGCAGATTCAATTTTGACACCGGTGCTTGTTCGACCGGCCCGCGCTGTGCAGGGCTCACGGATTCGAGCAATTTCAAAGGCACTTTGGCATGGACCGTCTGAACGATGCGCGCCGTCGGATTGATTTGCTGGATCTCAAAAATAGCTTGGCTTTGTTCCGATTCGCTCAGCAAATCCGTTTTATTCGCCAATAATAAATCGGCGTGGCGGATTTGCTCGATGAACAGCGAGCGGATTTGCGGAGACAATTGCTGGCGCTCTAAAAAGCGTTTGCTGTCTGCCACGGTGACAATGCCGCGGAAATTCAAGCGCTCCGCAAACAAAGGCGAGAAAATCGCGTCGAGCGCCTCGACGGGATGCGCCGCGCCTGTCGTTTCGATCAGCAAGACATCGAATTCAGACTCTGCGAGCAAAGTCTGAATTTGTGCTTCCGATTTTTCCGAGCCGCTGCAGCAAATGCAGCCATCCAGGATTTCCTTAAGCGGCACCCCGTCCCCGACTTCTTCCGAATCGAAATTCATCGATCCGAGTTCATTCATGAATACGGCCGGCTTCAAGCCTTTTTCCTTAAATTCCATAATCATCTTTTTCAGCAAGGTCGTTTTCCCGCTGCCGAGAAATCCGCTGAACAAATACACATCAACCATCAACTCACCCTTTCTCTCATTATGCAAGAAAAGGCCCGCCGGAAGCGGGCCTTTTCAACAAACTTATTCTTCTGTGTCGGCTTCTTCATCAGCCGGTTCTTCCGTTGTTAAGCCAGCCTGCTCCATCAGGATATCTGTTGCTTCCTGTAGCTGTGGATCTTCCGTATTGATCTTTTCGCGCAATTGGTCCATGACCGCATACGTCGTGTCTTCGGTCAATACACCGTCCGCTTCCAGATCGTTCGCTTCCTGGAACTCAGTTACGGCCTGCTCCATCTCTTCTTCGAACACGCCGTCGATTTCGCCGACTTCATAACCGAGTGCATCCAGCATTTTCTCTGCCGTTTGTACTTGTTCGGATATGCTGCCGTCTTTCAATTCGACTGACGGATCGAGGAACGGCAAGGACGCATATTCTGGATATGGAACCACTTCGTCCGGCTCGATGCCTTCTTCGTGGATCCAATTGCCATCTGGCGTCAGCCATTTAGCTGTCGTGAACTTCAAGTTCGAGCCATCCGAAAGGTCATTCGCTGTTTGGACGGTCCCTTTCCCGAAGGTTTTCTCTCCGACCAAGGTAACATCCGCGGATTCGCTCATCGCTCCTGCCAAAATCTCAGAAGCTGATGCACTGCCTCCATCGATCAATAATGTGACTGGGATATCCAGTTTGTCGCCGCCTGTAGCGAGATACACTTCAGGCTCTTCGCCTTTTGCCTGCACTTCGAACATTTCCTTGCCTTCTTCAATAAAGAGGTTGGAAATATCGAGTGCCGTATTCAACAAACCGCCTGGATTCTGGCGCACATCAAGGACTGCTGCTTCCATGCCTTGTTCTTCCATTTCAGCAATGGCTTCCTGCAGTTCATCGTAAGTATTCTCAGAGAAACTTGTAATATTGATGTGGGCGACTTTGTCATTGACCATTTCCGCATACACCGTTTCGATCGGAATCTCGTCGCGGACGATCGTGATTTCGATCGGGTCAGCATTTTCGCCGCGCTGGATCGTCAAGGTCACTTCGGTTCCTTTTTCGCCGCGGATCAACATGACCGCTTCGGTCGTAGAAAACCCTTGTATGCTTTCGCCATCAACTTCCAATATCTGATCATTTGGCAAGACGCCCGCTTTTTCAGCTGGCGAGTTCTTAATCGGTGAAACCACCGTTACATAGCCATTGCGCTCTTGGACTTCTGCGCCGATTCCTTCAAAGCTGGAGGAAATGCCTTCCATAAACTGGGCAGCTTCGTTTTCATCCATATAATCGGAATACGGGTCGCCAAGTGCGTCCACCATGCCGTTGATGGCACCGTTGATCAAGTCTTCCTGTTCTACTTCCTCAAAATACTGTGCTTCTATTTGATCGTAAGCAGAATATAATTTCTGGAATTCCTGGCGCTCAGGGCTGTTCA
It encodes the following:
- a CDS encoding MATE family efflux transporter, with the protein product MYETKTTQEKLKLLMKIVLPILITQVAMYMVTFFDIYMTARYGTEDLAGVSIGSSFWVPVYIGLAGILMSITPIVAQLMGAKKKDGVKDAVQQGIYLAVILAAIVFAFFFFGIDWLLGFMDLEPAVNDVASRYIFAMSLGLVPLFAYNALRSYIDALGATRVTMFITLMSAPINVFFNYLLIFGNFGFPELGGPGAGMASAITYWLVLAIAAFIIHTNEPFKSFGIFRKWTRPSLSRWKEITGIGVPIGISIFAETSIFSAVTFMMSVYGTITIAAHQIALNFASLLYMLPLSISMGATILVGFEVGAKRASHAKQYSWLGVGAAVTLSVISSGILYFLREPIAGLYSSDPAVIGLAVQFLIFAALFQVSDAVQAPVQGALRGYKDVNITFIMALISYWVIGLPSGYLFATFTDLGAFGYWVGLIAGLTAGAITLSIRLLIIQKKLASH
- a CDS encoding CobW family GTP-binding protein; this translates as MVDVYLFSGFLGSGKTTLLKKMIMEFKEKGLKPAVFMNELGSMNFDSEEVGDGVPLKEILDGCICCSGSEKSEAQIQTLLAESEFDVLLIETTGAAHPVEALDAIFSPLFAERLNFRGIVTVADSKRFLERQQLSPQIRSLFIEQIRHADLLLANKTDLLSESEQSQAIFEIQQINPTARIVQTVHAKVPLKLLESVSPAQRGPVEQAPVSKLNLQTKIVSFDEPIEREAFEEWLRNLPDTVYRIKGYLTLSGHSYPHSFQYAYGMVQWLPEYMKLRNQIVLIGENLEELVMP
- the dapF gene encoding diaminopimelate epimerase; its protein translation is MELLKVHGSMNTFFLYEGNDREDFPQLTKQLAALDEQIDGLLTVSPSTHADAKMRVFNTDGSEASMCGNGLRCVARFVCEREGVDQAVIETMKADLAVQKEPEIDAGVNMYGVEISPVSFQLADLPMTLEEHTEWRQQALPFMDVDIPFTAVAVPNPHLIGIVSKELQKDPSHQEKWAAYFNGDNPYFSDGVNLSYVTPLKEGIFVRTYERGVGFTDACGTAMTASALVSCLAGLVPFGDVSVFNPGGMVNCSVKSEDGHYQLKLSGNATYVAVYRFQAGDSLADGALELVKQSDEQPAYEKFIEKISSATAELR
- a CDS encoding diguanylate cyclase domain-containing protein, whose protein sequence is MSGPFTKEQMDMLYGKAADPVYFMQQQGNGFVYAWVNPVCREIFGVDLTGRSVEESMPRELALEIHKQYRIAIKRNERHLYRDYSLFSDRGTAMETELTPFKHEGVQYVLAITRDVTEQKKIEEDYLFYQSLVQNSVDPMLMISADFTILDMNPAYEKTFGVHRKEWLGRNYDDIPQDKQKFFEMGKLLLENSTSTHKASSIFLSRIKSDGREAKFSASYSLIKENGIIRAFHVVFRELTNELLLKHELKRTENILESYKDALNYAALVLIWDISGMIEFANENFKKLTGFDSSELTGMNIQSIGQAIMSGQQLAHLQSVLKKGEIWRGQVRSLKKNGQPFWVDATIIPLFDVEGRIYQMLSILFDITDRKEMEEQLHHMAYHDPLTNLPNRRMMVKHFREMEAKSNRTGDQVAVLYIDGDNFKEINDLHGHEIGDEFIHQFARALERSIRKHDVAARIGGDEFLILLPGISAINSRKQIENIISRIQQTLKDGWVINGRQFSPTCSIGSALYPEDGSEFEELIQKADHALYEAKKKGGGIVCFHGEA
- a CDS encoding alpha/beta fold hydrolase; translation: MKQVLFIHSAGPQGEQEGSSRLLQYLKQQLDAEYQVIAPKMPYPEDPHYLPWKHVLKKEIESLNDGAIVITHSLGGSVLFKFLSEQAPRKSFAKIIAVAAPYWEINSQWAVEEFLLEENFGSHIDPLPEVVLFHSAGDPIVPFSHSQKYSEKLSNATVRKLPGNDHLFPNGISGLVSEIRKTESRD
- a CDS encoding undecaprenyldiphospho-muramoylpentapeptide beta-N-acetylglucosaminyltransferase — encoded protein: MENKTIILTGGGTAGHVSLNQAIIPELEKLGFRVEYIGSKEGIENELIRDSYPEITYHAISSGKLRRYFSMKNFTDPFRVGAGLTQALNIIRKVKPVAIFSKGGFVSVPVAMAGRLAGVPVIIHESDVTPGLANKLAIPFADHIFTVFKETMSHVPKEKSTCTGSVIRSELLDGSAASGRELCHFDNTHKVLMIMGGSQGSALINDAVRENLDTLTKQFNIIHLCGKGNIDERLEGHEQYCQFEYVTHELSHLLHLTDLVVSRAGSNSIFEFLALKKPMLLIPLSKQKSRGDQILNANLFEAQGFAHVLEEEQVNAKSFMAAIERLVAEEEQLIQAMTEAEPPKTAYEMAKLVAAHAK
- a CDS encoding S41 family peptidase, with the protein product MDEKRPGEEQQPEAQAAEEPKSHFIRMKTFYFIMLVFFLIIATAGITVFALTFGEDKAVEVNSPERQEFQKLYSAYDQIEAQYFEEVEQEDLINGAINGMVDALGDPYSDYMDENEAAQFMEGISSSFEGIGAEVQERNGYVTVVSPIKNSPAEKAGVLPNDQILEVDGESIQGFSTTEAVMLIRGEKGTEVTLTIQRGENADPIEITIVRDEIPIETVYAEMVNDKVAHINITSFSENTYDELQEAIAEMEEQGMEAAVLDVRQNPGGLLNTALDISNLFIEEGKEMFEVQAKGEEPEVYLATGGDKLDIPVTLLIDGGSASASEILAGAMSESADVTLVGEKTFGKGTVQTANDLSDGSNLKFTTAKWLTPDGNWIHEEGIEPDEVVPYPEYASLPFLDPSVELKDGSISEQVQTAEKMLDALGYEVGEIDGVFEEEMEQAVTEFQEANDLEADGVLTEDTTYAVMDQLREKINTEDPQLQEATDILMEQAGLTTEEPADEEADTEE